In a single window of the Portunus trituberculatus isolate SZX2019 chromosome 9, ASM1759143v1, whole genome shotgun sequence genome:
- the LOC123501307 gene encoding pro-resilin-like: MNAKVLLLLAVVAAAFADKPSPSYNVPDSDSRSYEDSFEVPKYEFQWSVDDSSSGNNFGHEEARDDEHTQGGFYVDLADGRRQNVKYVVDGDSGFLAEVTYDGEARYSSESRSGESREYAPPRPTYA; encoded by the exons ATGAACGCTAAG GTGCTTCTCCTCCTGGCGGTGGTGGCCGCCGCCTTTGCCGACAAGCCCAGCCCGAGCTACAATGTTCCG GATTCCGACTCCCGCTCCTACGAGGACTCGTTCGAGGTGCCGAAGTATGAGTTCCAGTGGAGTGTGGACGACAGCTCGTCCGGCAACAACTTCGGGCATGAGGAGGCGCGCGACGACGAGCACACGCAGGGCGGCTTCTACGTGGACCTGGCCGACGGCCGCAGGCAGAACGTCAAGTACGTGGTGGACGGCGACTCCGGCTTCCTGGCGGAGGTCACCTACGACGGCGAGGCGCGCTACTCCTCCGAGTCCCGCTCTGGCGAGTCCCGCGAGTACGCGCCCCCTAGGCCAACCTATGCGTAA